In Nocardioides sp. W7, the genomic stretch TCGTGGCCTTCCTCGCGCTGCTGCTCAGTTCGCTCGGCATCTTCCAGGCCATCGGCCCGGCCCTCGCGATCGCCGTGGCCGTCACTCTGCTCGCGGCGCTGACCCTGGTGCCCGCCATCGTGACCGTGCTCGGCCGGGCACTGTTCTGGCCGTCGAAGAAGTGGCGCGAGGAGCCCACGGGCGCCCGGTTCGCGAAGGTCGGCAACTCGATGGGCCGCCGGCCCGGTGCCTTCGCCGCCGCCTCGGGTCTGCTGATGGCCGGCCTGGCCGTGTTCGCGATCGGCTTCAGCCCGTCGTTCGACTTCAACTCCAGCCTGCCCGACGACGTCGAGTCGACGAAGGCCACGGAGATCTCGAACGCCCACTTCTCGGCCGGGGCGAGCGAGCTCGTCCCCGTGGTCCTCTCGTCCGAGAACGGCACTCTCGAGCAGGGTGACCTGGAGTCCTTCGGCGGTGCCCTGGCCGAGGCCACGGGCGTGAGCCAGGTCTACCCGCCTCAGCCCTCCGGGGACGGCTCGACCGCGCTCTTCATGATGGAGCTCAGCAGCAGCCCCACCTCCGACCAGGCGCTCGAGGACGTCAAAGGCCCGATCCGCGATGCCGCCCACGCTGCCGCGCCGGACGGCGCCCAGGCCTTCGTCAGCGGGACACCGGGGATCTTCGCCGACCTCCAGGCAGCGATGATCCGCGACTACAAGGTCGTCTTCCCCGTCGCCGGCGGCCTGATCCTGCTGATCCTGATGCTGCTGCTGCGCAGCCTCGTCGCGCCGTGGTACCTCATGGCCGCGGTCGGCCTCGGCTTCGCCGCGACCCTCGGGGCGACGGTGATCGTCTTCCAGCACCTCGGGGGCGAGAGCGGGCTGATCTTCATGCTGCCGATCTACATCTACCTGTTCGTGACGGCGCTCGGCACCGACTACAACATCCTGATGATCGCGCGGCTGCGCGAGGAGGCCCGCGAGGGCCGGGAGCCACGGGAGGCGGCCGCGGAGGCGCTCAAGCACGCGGGCCCGACGATCGCCGCCGCCGGCGTGATCCTCGCCGGCACGTTCGCCTCGCTGATGCTGAGCGGCAACAGCCTGATGATGTCGATGGGCTTCGCGCTCTCCTTCGGCATCCTGATCGCCGCGTTCGTGATGTCGATGTTCTTCACCCCCGCGCTCACCGCGCTGATCGGGCACGCCGCCTGGTGGCCGGGCCACGGGGACGAGAAGGCGCCCGACGCCGACGACCAGCCCGAGCGCGAGGCCGTCAAGGTCTGAGCGCGACGCGGACCAGCGCGCGCAACGTCATACGATCCGGGCTCCCAGGCGCCCGGATCGTATGACGTCCGCTGCCTAGACCAGGACGTCGGTGACCGGCAGGCTGGAGTCGGCGGGCAGGTCGAGGGCGGACGGCGTATGACCGCGCGCGACCATCTCCGACCCGAGCGCGGCCACCATGGCCCCGTTGTCGGTGCACAGCCCCGGCCGGGGCACCCGCACCCGGATGCCCAGCTTCGAGGCCCGCTCCTCGGCGAGCGCGCGGAGCCGGGAGTTGGCGGCGACCCCGCCGCCGATGAGCAGGTCCTCGATGCCCTCCGACGTCGCGGCGTCGAGCGCCTTGCGGACCAGTACGTCGCAGACCGCCTCCTGGAAGGACGCGGCGACGTCGGCGACCGGCACCGGCTCGCCGGACCGCTCGCGCGCCTCGACCCAGCGCGCGACGGCCGTCTTCAGCCCGGAGAACGAGAAGTCGAACCGGTGCCGCTCCAGGTCCCGGCGCGACGAGAGCCCGCGCGGGAAGTCGACGTACACGCTGCTGCCCTCGCGGGCGACCCGGTCGATGTGCGGGCCGCCGGGGAACGGCAGCCCGAGCAGCCGGGCGACCTTGTCGAAGGCCTCCCCGGCGGCGTCGTCGATGGTGGCGCCGAGGGGCTGTACGCCACTGGTGACGTCCTCGACGCGCAGCAGGCTGGAGTGGCCGCCGCTGACCAGCATCGCCAGGCACGGCTCGGGCAGCGGGCCGTGCTCGAGCTGGTCGACCGCGACGTGGGAGGCCAGGTGGTTGACGCCGTAGATCGGCTTGCCTAGCCCCAGCGCCAGCGCCTTGGCCGCCGCAACACCGACCAGCAGTGCGCCGGCCAGCCCGGGACCACTGGTCACGGCGATCGCGTCGACGTCGCGGAGCTGGATCCCGGCCGTCTCGCAGGCCCGCTCGATGGTGGGGACCATCGCCTCCAGGTGGGCCCGGCTGGCGACCTCGGGTACGACGCCGCCGAAGCGGGCGTGCTCCTCGACGCTGCTCGCGACCGCGTCGGCCAGCAGGGTGTGGCCGCGGACGATGCCGACGCCCGTCTCGTCACAGGAGGTCTCGATGCCGAGGACCAGGGGCTCGTCTCTCACCCCGCCATCGTGCCCGACCGCGCGAACGCACCGGGCGTGACCCCCAGCAGCCGCCGGAAGTGCCGGTTCAGGTGCGCCTGGTCGTGGAACCCGACGACGGCCGCGACGTCCGCCGGCCGCTCCCCCGCCAGCAGCAGCCGCCGCGCGAGGTCCAGGCGGCGGCCGGTCAGGTAGCGGTGCGGCGGCAGCCCGAACTCCCGGGTGAACGCGCGCACCACGTGCGTCGGGGAGGCGTACGACGCCGCCGCGGCGTCGGCGAGCGTCAGGCCCTCCACCACCCGGGCGTCGAGCAGGTCACGGACCGTGCGCGCGAGCGGCCGGTCCCGGCGGACGTCCTCGACCGGCGCGCCGGAGAGGTTCCCGCGGAGCCGCTCGGCGACCAGCGCGAGCCGCGACTCGGCCTCGAACGCGTCACCCCGGTGCACCAGGGCGGCGTGCAGCCTGTCGACGTCCCCCGCGAGACCCGGGTCGGCCCAGCCCGGGTGGTCGACCGCGGCACCGATCCGGTCGGCGCCGAGGACGTGCTCCTCCAGGTAGATCACCCGCTTGCGGAAGCCCTGCGTGGTGGCCGCCCGGCCGTCGTGCGCGACGTGCGGCGGGAGCAGGGTCACCTGCCTGCGGACCGTGGCGAGGTGCTGCCGGTCCAGGTCGAAGGCGACGGTGCCGTCATCGACCACGAGCAGGGTCCAGGTGTCGTGGGTGTGGCGCGGGTAGGCGTGGTCGGGGAAGTGCGCGTGCAGCACCTCGACGACCCCCGCGACCGGCGGCCGCCAGGCCTTCACGGTCGGCGTCGGCGACATGTCAGGAACGTACAAGACGACAACAGCCCGTCGCCTCATCGTTGACCCATGAGGTTCGAGACCAAGATCGCCGTCCTGCTCCGCGACGACCTGGCCGGCTGGCAGCGGCTCAACGCGACCGCCTTCCTCGCCAGCGGGGTGGCGGCACAGTGGCCCCAGCTGGTCGGCGAGCCGTACGCCGACGCCGACGGGACGTCGTACCTCGGGATGCTGGGGCAGCCGGTGCTGATCCTCGAGGGCGACGCGGAGCTGCTGCGGGCGGCCCACGAGCGGGCGCTGCGCCGCGAGCTGACCGTCGGCGTCTTCACCGCCGACCTGTTCCGCACCGGCAACGACGACGACAACCGGGCTGCGGTCGCGGCGGTCGCCCGCGATCAGCTGGACCTGGTCGGCCTGGCCGTGCACGGGCCGAAGAACGCCGTCGACAAGGTCCTGAAGGGCGCCCGGATGCACCCGTGACGGTTGAATCGGGACTCGTGACGGTTGAGTCCGGACTCGTGACCGTTGATTCGGGAATTCGAACCACCGGCACCCCTGACTCAACCGCCACGAGTCCCGACTCAACCGTCAGGAACCCCGACTCAACGGCCGGGAACCCCGACTCAACCGCAGCCGCTGACCAGCGCGCGGCGCAGCACGATCGCGGTGGTGCCGTCCCGGTAGTAGCGCGGGCGCCGGTCGACCTCGACGAAGTCGCGGGCGGCGTAGAACCGCAGCGCACCCGGGTTGTCCTCGCGGACCTCCAGCAGCAGCCGGTCGGCACCGCTCTCCCGGGCCAGTCGGCAGCCCTCGTCGAGCAGCTGGGACGCGAGCCCGCTGCGACGGTGCGCCGGGGTGACGGCGATCCGCTGCAGCTCGGCGATGTCGGCGACGGCACTGACGACCGTATGCCCGACGACCGTGCCGTCGACCTCGGCGACCAGGTAGAACACGGTGGGCAGGTTGCCCGCGATGCCCTCGCCGACGAGGTGGGGCGACCAGGCGTCGGCGCCGAGGTTCTCCTGCTCCAGCGCGGCGACGTCCTCGACGTCGTCGAGCGTCGCCGGACGGATCACGACACCTTCTTCGGCGGCTTCGGCAGCTCGGCGTCCGGCCGGCGCAGGTAGAGCGGGTCGGGGTCGACGATCTCGGCCAGCTCCTCGGCGACGGCCCGGGCCAGCCAGCCGGCACTCGGCCGGGTCGGTCCGGTGGCGTGCGGGAACGCGTCGGGGTAGAGCGTCCCGCCCTCCCCCACGACCGGCAGGTCGGTGGCGACCGCGGCCGGCTTCTCGACGACCGGGCCGTCCAGGCGGGCCCCCGAAGCGTCGTACGACGCCAGGTAGACCTCCTTGCGACGCGCATCGGTGGCGACCACGAACGCGGTGTCCAGCGCCGAGGCCGCCTCGACCGCGAGGACGTCGAGCGAGCAGACGCCGTACACCGGGATCTCCAGGACGAAGGCCAGCGTGCGTGCCGTGACCAGCCCGACCCGCAGGCCGGTGAAGGGCCCCGGCCCGATGCCGACGGCGACGGCGGTCAGGTCCTGGCGGACGATCCCGGCCCGCTCCAAGGCGTCCGAGATGAGGGGCGCCAGCTGCTCGCCGTGCTTCATCGGCCGCTCCGAGGACAGCTCGACGAGCACGTCGGACCCGTCGTGGAGGGCGACGGTCACGAGCGGCGTGGCGGTGTCGAAGGCGAGGAGCACGGGTCGAGCCTACGAAAGCCCGTGGGCGAGCCGGGCCAGGTGGGCGTCGATGGGCGAGAGCCCGGCGAGATCGGACTCCAGGTCCCACCAGACCAGCTGCTTGACGTCCTCGCCGGGCCCCGAGTCCGGCGGCGAGCCGGGTGGCGAGGAAGGCGGGTGCTCGACGGTGCCGTGGAAGATGGCGGCGTACTCGATGCGGCGCTCGTGCCCGAGCTGGACCGTCGCCACCCCGACGAACTCCAGCTCCGGCGGCTCCGCGCCGGTCTCGGCGCGGAAAGCGCGGCCGGCCGCCTCTCGCGGGGTCTCGCCGAGCTCGTGGTCGACGTCCTTGCCCGACAGCTCCCACTCGCGACTCCAGTGGTTGCGCACCAGCAGGGTCCGTCCGTCGTGCTCGGCGACGGTCAGCGAGAGCACCAGCGGGATCTCGGGATCGAGGTGCTCCAGCTCGCCCTCGGGGCAGCGGCGGAAGTCGAGCAGCAGGTTCTCGTTGAGCTTCTCGGCGAGCGGCGGGCGGTGGCTGGAGGGTACGTCGAGCTCGTACCAGCGCGGGCCGACCGGCGTCATCAGCACCCGGCGCGGGTCCAGCTCCGAGTCGGGCTCGGCGTCGGGGTCGTCGTCGGCGAGGGCCCGGATGATCCGGATCTCCAGCCGCGACTCGGAGAGCCCCTCGGCCACCCCCTCGCCCCACTCGACGACGGTGACGGCGTCCTCCAAGGAGGTGTCGAGGTCGAGGTCGTCGAGCTCGTCGATGCCGCCGAGGCGGTAGGCGTCGACGTGCACCAGCGCCGGACCGTCGACGAGCGAGGGATGCACGCGGGCGATCACGAACGTCGGCGAGGTGACGTCGCCGCGCACCTGCAGCCCGGCCCCGATGCCCTGGGTGAAGGTGGTCTTGCCGGCACCGAGCTCGCCGCTGAGGACCAGGAGATCCCCGGCGGCCAGCTGCCCGGCGAGCAGCTGCCCGATCTCGCGCATGGCCTCGGCGTCCGGGGCGTCGAAGACGAAGGTGCGCAGCGGGCGGCGAAGCTCGACGTTCGGGGAGTGGCGCCGTACCTCGCGGAAGCCCTGGCGCTGCCAGAACCGCACCGTGCGCGGTAGCTCCTCGCGCGCGACCACGGTCAGGTCGTC encodes the following:
- the rimI gene encoding ribosomal protein S18-alanine N-acetyltransferase, which translates into the protein MIRPATLDDVEDVAALEQENLGADAWSPHLVGEGIAGNLPTVFYLVAEVDGTVVGHTVVSAVADIAELQRIAVTPAHRRSGLASQLLDEGCRLARESGADRLLLEVREDNPGALRFYAARDFVEVDRRPRYYRDGTTAIVLRRALVSGCG
- the tsaD gene encoding tRNA (adenosine(37)-N6)-threonylcarbamoyltransferase complex transferase subunit TsaD, whose protein sequence is MRDEPLVLGIETSCDETGVGIVRGHTLLADAVASSVEEHARFGGVVPEVASRAHLEAMVPTIERACETAGIQLRDVDAIAVTSGPGLAGALLVGVAAAKALALGLGKPIYGVNHLASHVAVDQLEHGPLPEPCLAMLVSGGHSSLLRVEDVTSGVQPLGATIDDAAGEAFDKVARLLGLPFPGGPHIDRVAREGSSVYVDFPRGLSSRRDLERHRFDFSFSGLKTAVARWVEARERSGEPVPVADVAASFQEAVCDVLVRKALDAATSEGIEDLLIGGGVAANSRLRALAEERASKLGIRVRVPRPGLCTDNGAMVAALGSEMVARGHTPSALDLPADSSLPVTDVLV
- the tsaB gene encoding tRNA (adenosine(37)-N6)-threonylcarbamoyltransferase complex dimerization subunit type 1 TsaB; protein product: MLLAFDTATPLVTVALHDGSDVLVELSSERPMKHGEQLAPLISDALERAGIVRQDLTAVAVGIGPGPFTGLRVGLVTARTLAFVLEIPVYGVCSLDVLAVEAASALDTAFVVATDARRKEVYLASYDASGARLDGPVVEKPAAVATDLPVVGEGGTLYPDAFPHATGPTRPSAGWLARAVAEELAEIVDPDPLYLRRPDAELPKPPKKVS
- a CDS encoding MMPL family transporter encodes the protein MFAALGRFTSRRPWFVIAAWLVIAVGVFVLAPSLETTQEESEFLPDHYESVQAVKLLEEKFPEINTTSAAQLVFQRADGAALTEDDQAEIIRIAEELGPKLGKKTFVQEVVTVGPDGQPSISEDGLVQNAFVALADGSTGFDTAAMDDAKAMRDDLADLTEGTDLEALTTGSVPQGLDSQESGEQALAIVGIATIVLIVGLLAIIFRSVIICLLPIVVVGIVSVVANGLIGWANEIFDLKADSSIETILVVVLYGIGTDYILFFLFRYRERMRHGADTKAAVVHALERAGEAIASAGGAVIVAFLALLLSSLGIFQAIGPALAIAVAVTLLAALTLVPAIVTVLGRALFWPSKKWREEPTGARFAKVGNSMGRRPGAFAAASGLLMAGLAVFAIGFSPSFDFNSSLPDDVESTKATEISNAHFSAGASELVPVVLSSENGTLEQGDLESFGGALAEATGVSQVYPPQPSGDGSTALFMMELSSSPTSDQALEDVKGPIRDAAHAAAPDGAQAFVSGTPGIFADLQAAMIRDYKVVFPVAGGLILLILMLLLRSLVAPWYLMAAVGLGFAATLGATVIVFQHLGGESGLIFMLPIYIYLFVTALGTDYNILMIARLREEAREGREPREAAAEALKHAGPTIAAAGVILAGTFASLMLSGNSLMMSMGFALSFGILIAAFVMSMFFTPALTALIGHAAWWPGHGDEKAPDADDQPEREAVKV
- a CDS encoding DUF2000 domain-containing protein; this translates as MRFETKIAVLLRDDLAGWQRLNATAFLASGVAAQWPQLVGEPYADADGTSYLGMLGQPVLILEGDAELLRAAHERALRRELTVGVFTADLFRTGNDDDNRAAVAAVARDQLDLVGLAVHGPKNAVDKVLKGARMHP
- the tsaE gene encoding tRNA (adenosine(37)-N6)-threonylcarbamoyltransferase complex ATPase subunit type 1 TsaE, whose translation is MTTNRVVAPTVHRVGPEAAAEVLAVVREAFAARPPLDPPADALSETEESIAAMLGRHGGLVARLGAETVGALVLDPIGGTMYLRRFGVVPGAQGHGVAGRLIDAAVYASAGFDDLTVVAREELPRTVRFWQRQGFREVRRHSPNVELRRPLRTFVFDAPDAEAMREIGQLLAGQLAAGDLLVLSGELGAGKTTFTQGIGAGLQVRGDVTSPTFVIARVHPSLVDGPALVHVDAYRLGGIDELDDLDLDTSLEDAVTVVEWGEGVAEGLSESRLEIRIIRALADDDPDAEPDSELDPRRVLMTPVGPRWYELDVPSSHRPPLAEKLNENLLLDFRRCPEGELEHLDPEIPLVLSLTVAEHDGRTLLVRNHWSREWELSGKDVDHELGETPREAAGRAFRAETGAEPPELEFVGVATVQLGHERRIEYAAIFHGTVEHPPSSPPGSPPDSGPGEDVKQLVWWDLESDLAGLSPIDAHLARLAHGLS
- a CDS encoding AraC family transcriptional regulator — protein: MSPTPTVKAWRPPVAGVVEVLHAHFPDHAYPRHTHDTWTLLVVDDGTVAFDLDRQHLATVRRQVTLLPPHVAHDGRAATTQGFRKRVIYLEEHVLGADRIGAAVDHPGWADPGLAGDVDRLHAALVHRGDAFEAESRLALVAERLRGNLSGAPVEDVRRDRPLARTVRDLLDARVVEGLTLADAAAASYASPTHVVRAFTREFGLPPHRYLTGRRLDLARRLLLAGERPADVAAVVGFHDQAHLNRHFRRLLGVTPGAFARSGTMAG